The following DNA comes from Synechococcus sp. CC9616.
ATGGGGATCTGGAATCAGCACATCACGCCTGACATACGCGAAAAAGCTCGGCGCAGACTGGATCGCTGGTTCCCTTACGGCCGCTGACGATCATGCCGAACACCACGTGGTCTCCCGAGTTCGAACAGGAACTGACGTCTTTGCTCAAAGACTGGCTGAAGCAACAGGGCAGAACCCAGGCCGACTTAAGACGAAGTCTGCGGGCCGTTTCAACCAGGATGCCGGCCTTGCTTGAGGTGCTGGAACGGGAATTCCACCTGAACGGGCTTGCTGGTTTGGTGGGACGGCTGTGCAAGGTGGAACATGAGTGGCAGGGAGAAGACGTGGCTCATGAGGGCGCTTCAACCGGATCAGCAGATCCGTTCAGTCAGCTGGACCTTCTTCTGCAGGAAATTCGCGACGACATTCCCAGCTGAGCTGATCAACGGCAAAGTGGTGGTCTCCAAGAAGAGAACACGCTCGTGCCCAGATTGTTTTCCTCACTGGTTCTGATCCTGGGCCTTCCGGTCCTGACAGCCGGCGACGGTTTGGCACAAACGGAGGGTTGGTTGCTTGGTCCCAGCAGTGCTGTCGGCAAGCAGAGCGAGATCGTGCCGACCAACTGCATCACGGCGACAGACGGATCGATCACCTGCGACACCAAGGTGGTTAACCCAGCCTGGGATACCCCGGCACGGCCGTACTACAACCCGTTCAAGGACTGATTTTCTACGTGAATCAACGTCAGCGCCGAACTGGCTTTCTGTCACTGGTGGACGCCGGAGAACGGTTCGTCGCCAGGATTCTCACGATGATCACCGGGGTGGTGATTGCCGCTGCCCTGATTCAGCTGATTCTCCTGCTTGGCAACAAGCTTCTTTTAGGCACGGGAGCGAATTGGCTGGGAGATGACCTGATCAAGGTGCTGGGAGATCTCCTGACTGTGCTGATCGCCCTCGAGGTGCTGCAAAACATCACCAGCTATCTGCGCCGCCATGTTGTGCAGATCGAGCTGGTTCTCGTCACCGCACTCACCGCCGTTGCACGCAAGGTGATCGTTCTGCCCTCCGGAGCGGAAGACAAACCCCAGCTTCTTTTCGGTCTGGGGATTGCAACACTGTCACTGGCAGCCGCCTACTGGCTGGTCAGACGGGCGATCCCTCAGACACGGAATCACGCCAATGCAAAGCGAGCCAGAGAGTTCCCGGATCAGGATCCGTTCTCTCCACACGATGAAGTCGATGCGGCGGAAGATGGAGATGGTCGCCAACGCTGAGGTCAACAATCCGGTCGGGTCCCGTGCATCGGATCCGGGCGCTCCCTCTGAGCACCATCACCCACTCATGGTCATCCTGATCAAGCCATGATCCCTTTGGAGACTGAAAGCGATTGGAACGAATCAGCTTGAGGGTCCAGCTGCTTCCCTGCTGAATCTGTAGTTCGAACTCCTTACCTTCATCTGGCAGCGGCTGATTGAACAAATTGCTAGGACTCAGCTCAGACTCTGCTGGCTGCTCGCCCCAGCGTCGACCGATGTCATACCCCCAGGCTTTGGAGAGCATCACCACTTCGTTGTGGCTGGCGCAGCAAGCCAGCTGTTCGCGGCGATCAGGATGTCCGTCGAGGCTCTGCACGAGGTCTTGAAGTTGCGCGACCTTCTCGAGAAACCGGATCAGATCCTCTTCTGGCATTGGGGACAACCGGTCTTGCAAAGGCGTGATCCTGACGACAGACGAATGGCCTGGATTGCGAAGAAAGTCAGGAGATGCTGATCGACAAGACCATGCCACCTGCAACCAAAGTACTCACCATCGGAGATCTCGAGGCCGGATTTCCCAGCTATTGCCAGGCTCTTCGTCAGCTCGTGACCATGGGGCGTGATGTCGAATCGATCCGACGGACCCTGTGCTGGGATTATCTGGAACGGCTCCACAGATCCCTGCCTCAGAGCTATCGCTCTCCTGAGGAGCTGTTGCAGCGCTACCAACGCTCCCAGCCGACAGGTGTAACAAACTGATTGCAGCAATGCCTCATTGATGAAAGCGCTTCTCGTCGTTGTCGTTCTGACGATCAGCATGATTGCTTTCACATGCTCGGCAGCACGAGCGGAACCGATCCTGACTGAAGGCTCCGCACTATTTGATCTTCACTGCGCTGCTTGTCATCCCCATGGAGGCAACATCATTCGCCGAGGGCGCACCCTGAAACTGGCTGCTCTCGAGCGACGTGATATTGCATCTCCTGAAGCAATCGCAGCTATCGCACGCAACGGTATTGGCCAAATGGGGGGATATGGAACAGAGCTTGGAGAGTTAGGTGATCAGTTGGTCGCAGAATGGGTCTGGCTGCAAGCTCAGAACGCTTGGATCCAGGGATAAACCTCAACATTCGTCCAGATTCCCTGCTTCCAGTAGACATCTGACTCGACAAGGTCGCGCACAGTTGTCAGATTCTCCGCTTCGAAGATTCCAAACACATGGGTACTCCCCTCTGTTGGGCCCAGTGTGATCAAGGTCCCCTGCTGCTTAAGAGACTTCAGGCGGGAGAGATGCTCTTCACGAAAAGGTGTTCGCTTCTCAAGAGCATTTGAGCAATACGTGCCCCAGAGAACGAAACGTGCCATAGGAAAGATCCAATCCGTGAGAACAATTTCCGTGAAAGGATGGCATACAGGCAGGCCATAACGCTATGTTGATTATGTTGCGTTAATTCAAAACAATGCTCACTGGGAGCGATCTCCTCAACAAAGTCAAGGAATTGGGTGATGTCAGCAAGTCTGATCTGGTGCGCGCCTGTGGCTACGTCTCGAATAAGAAAGATGGTGGCGACCGTTTAAACTTCACCGCTTTTTATGAAGCACTTCTTGATGCCAAAGGTGTAAGCCTTGGAATCGGTGGTGTTGCTGGTGTAGGCAAAGGTGGACGCAAACTGAGCTACGTCGCCACTGTTCAAGGCAATGGCAATCTGTTGATTGGTAAGGCTTACACCGCCCTGTTGGATCTCAAGCCTGGAGACGAGTTTGAAATCAAGCTCGGACGCAAACAGATTCGTCTGGTACCCGTCGGCGGTTCTGACGAAGATGAAGAGTGATCAGAGGGTGCACCCAATCTGATCAGCTGATCTCTAGAAAACCTGATGCCCCGACTGATGTCGGGGCTTTTTTTATGTTACCGAAGGCCAATCATGATCTCGCCCAAGCAAGATCAATGACATGCCTCCCGAAGTTCGCGGCAAAAGCTTTCTGCCTCTGAGGCCATGTTGGCTGCTCCCGCCGCCGCCATCCTTTTGACGAGAGCGCTGCCAACAATCGCACCGTCAGCCCCCCAACGACGAACCTGTTTGACCTGTTCTGGTCCTGAAATACCGAAACCAACGGCAACAGGAACTGGTGAACTTTGTTTCAGCTGCTGCACCAGTCCCTCAACTCTGGTTTCCATCTGAGCGCGCTCACCGGTGACACCCGTCACACTGACGAGGTAAGTGAAACCTCGGCTGCTCTCAGCGATTCTGGCCATCCGAGCTTCCGGAGTGGTGGGCGCAACAAGCAGGACCAGATCAAGACCATGCTGTGTTGCAATCGGTGAAAGACGATCTGCTTCTTCCAGGGGGAGATCGGGAATCACCAACCCTGATGCACCAGCGCCAGCAGCCTGCTCACAGAATCGCTGCATACCAAGATTGAGCAGAGGATTGCTGTAGGAAAAGAGAATGAGGGGTAAGTCAAAGTCATCCGGAAGCGTCGACAACATCTCCATGACTTTGGCTGGAGTTGTACCGGCATGAAGTGCTCGGCTGGCAGCGGCCTGAATCACAGGGCCATCTGCAAGCGGATCGCTGTAGGGGATTCCGAGCTCCACCATGTCAGCCCCGCCCCGTTGAAGGGCGAGCAACACCTCGCGCGTGGTCGCCAGATCAGGATCACCAGCCATCAGAAAGGGCATCAATGCCATGCGGCCTTCCTGCTTCAGTTGTTCAAAACGCTGATGGATGGCGTGCATGTCCCGGCCGACGTCGAAGCAACCCGATGAGCCTATGAGTCCGCCCTGACATCATCCCCGTCAAGACCAAGCCGTTGCAGGAGAGCCTGTTGCTCTTCCTCGGGAAGTGCATCGAACCGGGCTTCGAGATCCTCACGCTCCTTGGCGTCATACACCTCGCGGTAACGACGACGCTGATTCATGTATGTCATCTGCCCAGTCACAACACGGAACAGATAAGAGCCTGTCCAAACAACCACAATCAGCACCAACAGCGACTGAGCCGCAATTCCTGCTGAGAAACCACGAACACCGAGGGCCTCGAATCCGAGATAGCCAACGCCCCCAAGTGCCAGAACGATCAGTCCGATGAGAAGAACCTTGGCGCGGGTCAATTCAGACCTCTCCCTGTCCGCTCATACGCAGATTCAAAAACGGAGCGAACACCACCATGCCCGGGAAGAACAGAAAAACGCATCCGTAGACGAGCAGACGTTCAATATTTCCCATCTGGTGCCAGCGCTTGTTCATCCAGAAAAACAGCGCCAGGGGAACGACCAACAGGTAGAGACCTGCAAGGACCCCGTAGGCAGCGATGGCGAGCAGGCTCTGCTGCGATATCCCGTTCAGCAGGGTCAGGAGATCCAAAGCGGTCCTGCGACTCACCAAAATTTAGAATGGCCGCAAAGGGGGCGTGGCGGAATCGGTAGACGCACGCGACTTAAAATCGTTTGGGCCGTAAGGCCTGTGGGGGTTCAAGTCCCCCTGCCCCCATCGGTCTTCTTCTCCAATCGTCCCGTAAGCAGCTTCTGAACAGCTGACTACCTTGTGAAGGTGGCCAGTTTGGTGATGACGGAACCGGCTGAGATTCAACGTCGCAAGCAACGTGACGCAGGTGAATACAACTGGGATCTCTGGGGCACCTATCTCTCTGAACGTCAGTGGGGAACAGTTAGGGAGGACTACTCCCACAACGGCGACGCATGGAATCATTTCCCCTTCGACCACAGCCATCAGCGGACTTACCGCTGGGGTGAGGATGGACTACTAGGACTCTGCGATGAGCAGGGGCTGATCTGCTTTGCGATGGCCCTCTGGAATGGCGAAGACGCCATCCTCAAGGAACGTCTCTTCGGACTGAGCAACCCAGAAGGCAACCACGGGGAAGATCTCAAGGATTACATGTTTCACTTGGCCGGAACGCCTACCGGCAGTTACGCCAAAGCGCTGTACAAATATCCCCAACGCGCCTTCCCCTACGAGACGCTTCGAAAGGAAAACCGGCAGAGAGATCGCTCTCAACCGGAATTCGAACTAATTGACACAGGCATCTTTTCAGAGGATCGCTACTTCGATGTTGTCATTGAATACGCCAAAGCCGACCCCGAAGACATCCTGATCAGGGTGACGGCGACCAACAGAGGCCCCGAGCCGGCAACGCTCCACCTACTGCCCCAACTCTGGCTGCGGAACACCTGGAGCTGGGGCACAGAAGGTGAGTCAAAACAAACCATGCACTCCCTTGAGGGGGCCATCGTCACACCATCTCTCTCTTCTCTGCCTGCGTACGAACTCCGCTGCAGGAACAACGCTGACCTCTGGTTCACAGACAATGAAACCAATACCGAATCGCTGTACAACCAGCCTCTGCAATCCCCGTACGTCAAGGACGCTTTTCACCGATATCTCATTGACGGCGACAAGGCTGCCATCAATCCTCAACAAATCGGCAGCAAGAGCGCATTCCATCTCGAGCAACTGATTGAAAGCGGCAAAAGCTGGACGGTGGACCTGCGACTTCGAAGATCAGGCCTGGAGGACGCGACGGAACGCTTTGGCACGCAGCATTTTGATCAGCTTGTGGAGCAGCGCCAGGCCGAGTGGCAAGAGTTCTTGCACTGGGTGGCACCCGACCTTGGCGAGGATGATCGACGCATTCACAGTGCAGCCGGGGCTGGCCTCTACTGGGGTCGACAGGTTTACAACTGGTTTGTTCATCGTTGGCTGGTCGGCGACACCACGGGACCAACGCCACCGGCAGAACGATGGAAAACCGATCAGGCCTACTGGCGAAGCATGAAAGCCAGCGACATCATCTCCATGCCTGATGCCTGGGAATATCCCTATTTCTGCCAGTGGGACCTGATGTTCCATGCAGTCGCCTTTGCCGAATATGACCCGCACGAAGCACGGCGCCAGGCTGGCATTCTCAGGACTCATAACTACATCGCAACGAATGGACAATCACCGGCCTATGAATGGTCGCTCTCAGATCCAAATCCTCCGATCGGGGCATGGGCAACACTGAGAATTCATCAGATTGAAAAGAAGAGGGAGAAAACAGCATGCCTTGATAACCTGGCTTCTGATTACCGAAAATTGCTACTTGATTACGGCTGGTGGGCCAATCGAACCGATCTGAATAAGGACAGCATGTTTGATGGTGGCTTTCTCGGACTCGACAACATCGCGATCTTTGATCGATCAAAACCGCTGCAGGACGGCAGCACGATTGAGCAGCCTGACGGCACATCCTGGATGGGAATGTACAGCCTCAACATGCTGGAAATTGCGGTCGAAATCGGTCGCGAGCAGAGGGGCTACAGCGATTCGATTGGTCGCTTCATCAAGGATTTCTGGAAACTTGCCTACGCCCTGAATTCCGATGATGGGCGCAGCTATGTGTGCTGGGACGAACAGGATGGTTTCTATTACGACGTGCTTTATCGGTTGGACGGAAGCGCTGATTACCTCAGAACAAGATCTCTTGCAGGACTGATTCCCTTACTGGCGGTGGCTTCATTTGATCATGAAACGACCCAGCAATTTCCCATGCTTGATATTCAACCAATCCTGAAACAACGTGCTATTGATCGAGGGGAACCTTTCCCAGAGCTCGATTATCTTGGCGAATGGCATCAAGACCGCATTCTTTACTCACTGGTCCCGAAGAGTCGCCTCGAAAGGATTCTCCGACGCGTCTTTGACGAACAAGAATTCCTGTCACCATATGGAATCAGAGGATTATCCAAGCACTACGATAAGAATCCATACACATATCGTGAAGGCGATGAAGAAGGAACGATTAATTACAGCCCTGCAGATAGTCCTGTACCAATGTTTGGAGGTAACTCCAACTGGAGAGGTCCCGTTTGGCTGCCAATCAATTATCTGATCATCGAAGCCCTGCAGAAATATGCCCACTATTTCGGCGACGACTTTCAAATGGAATTCCCAACCGGCTCTGGAACCAGGTTGAATCTTTGGGAGATCTCTCTCAAACTCGAGGAGCGGTTAATCAATCTTTTCAGGAGGCAGAAAACTGGCTCACGACCATTCAATGGATCAACATCATATTTCAACGATGATCGTCACTGGCGAGATCTGATTCATTTCAATGAATATTTCCATGGAGACAACGGCAGAGGTTTGGGCGCAAGCCATCAAACCGGATGGACTGCCATCGTCTCAAAAATGATCACGCAACTGAATCGTTATTCCTAGCCAGCAGGCAGAAGGGCACGAAGCTTCTCCCGAAATTCACCTTTCTGCATACCACCCTTCAGCTCACCGTGAATGGCGAATTCCCCCTCAGGATCCGTCACCAGAAGATAAGTTGGCCAACCCATTCCTTCCTTGTTCGGGTATTGGGCCAGAAGGATTTTCCGGTATTTGCGATAGGCCTCCGTGTCCTGGAGCATGACGGAAACAAAGCTGCAGCCCAGTTCTTCAGCCACCTTGCCGTCGTAGTGACTCATGCGATGGCAGGTACCGCAATCCTCAGAGCTGAACTTGATCAGGTGCATGGGGACAGTTTCCAGGAGAGTATTTCTCCAGCATGGAAGGGCACCAGGCCATCCACAAGCTCTGGAATCAATTGATCAACACGTTCGAGTGTGATCTGCTGGTTGTTCACGGGTAATCGGTAAAAGGCAGGGCCATGGCGACTGGTGAAACCCTCCAGTCGATCCAGCGCCCCCTCCTGTTCGAACACCTGGGCATAGCTCTCAAGAGCATTGGGAGCATTGAAGATGCCGGCGCAACCACAGGAGGTCTCCTTCGATTCCCGGGAGTGCGGCGCCGAATCGGTTCCCAGAAAAAATCTTGGATCACCGCTGGTGGCTGCTCGCCGCAGGGCAAGACGGTGCCGTTCCCTCTTGGCCACCGGCAGACAGTAAAAATCACTTCTCAAGCCTCCAGCGAACATCGCGTTTCGATTGATGTGGAGATGATGAGGCGTGATGGTGGCCGCCAGATTGGCTTCCGTCGAGGTCACGATCTCAACGGCCTCCTCTGTGGTGATGTGTTCGAAGACCACCCTCAGGTCAGGGAAACGCTTCAACAGGGGCCTGAGATGTTGGTCGATGAATCCCGCCTCACGATCAAACACATCCACCGTCGGATCGGTGAGCTCGCCATGGATCAGCAACGGCATGCCGATGCGCTGCATGCAGGAGAGAACATCGCTGATCGTCTGCAGGTCAGTCACACCAGCAGCGGAATTCGTTGTGGCGTTGGCGGGATACAGCTTCGCCGCCGTGAACACACCACTGAGAAAACCCTGTTCGAGATCGGCTGGGTCGGTGGAATCTGTGAGGTACGCCGTCATCAGCGGCTCAAAGTCCAGATCGTCTGGGCAGGCCGATCGAATCCGCTCGCGATAGGCATCGGCCGCCGCTGTGGTTGTCACCGGCGGCTTGAGATTTGGCATCACGATCGCCCGACGAAACAGGCGAGCGGTGTGGGCTACAACCTTGTCCAGCATCACCCCATCCCTCAAGTGAACGTGCCAGTCGTCCGGAGCGATCAGAGTGAGACGGTCAGGCATTCCGGGCGGTCGACGGCAGAGAGCCCACCGCCAGGCTGAGGGCTTGAAGACGATCAGGGGTGATGTTCTCCGCAGGCAGGCGATCGAGAAGCTTGAGCTTGCGAAGACGGTTTTCCGTGCTTCCCGTTGCTCCCACCATGAACACCTGGCGCCCCACCTCGATCGCTTCCTTCACTGCATTCTCGAGGGCGATTGCCGCTGTGACACCAAGGTGGGAAACCTCTGACAGGTCGAACACCACCGCCTTGCAGTTGGCAATGGCGTTGTGCTCACGCGAAATCGCCTTGGCCACACCGAAGATCATCGGACCTGCCAGCTGGAACAGCAAAACCTTGCCCGCCGCCTGATCGAGAAGCGACTGCTCCTCGGAGCTGAGCTCCACATCGTCATCGGTGGTGCTGATGGTCTTCACGCGTCTGGATTGCAGGGCACTCATCCGGTCGATCGTGAGCACATTGGCCACAAACACACCAATCCCCACTGCGGTGATCAGATCCACCAGCACCGTGAGCAGAATCACCCCATAGGTGATCACCGCTGCCTTGAGAGACAGGTGATGGGCCCGCTTCAAGAATTCCCAGTCGATGATGTCGATGCCGACCTTGAGCGCAATGCCGGCCAACACCGCTAGGGGAATGCGTGAGGCAAACGGGGCAGCCAGAAGCACCACCAGCATCAGAACCATGGCCCTCACAACTCCGGAGAGAGCTGTGCGTCCCCCTGCCTGGATATTGACCACCGTTCCCATCGTGGCTCCAGCCCCAGGCAGCGCTCCGAACAGACCCGAAGCAACATTGGCCAGGCCCTGACCGATGAGCTCTTTGTTGGAGTCATGCTCCGTTCGCGTCAGGCTGTCGGCCACCACCGACGTGAGCAACGCGTCGATGCAACCAAGCATCCCCAACACGGCGGCATTCACCACCATCATTCGAATCTGGCCTCCAGAGAAATCCGGCAGGCTGAGGGTTGGGAACTTGGCTGAGAATTCAGGGATCGTGCGCAGACCTGCGCCTTGAAAAGCAGTCAGGGCCAGAACTGTTCCGACCACCAGGGCCAGCAGTTGAGGCGGGCAGAACTTCTTCAGACCTGCCGGGGGGAACCAGAGGATGGCCAAGGTGATCACTGCCAGCAGCAGCTCCATTGGCCGGGTGCCCTGGACAAGAGTCGGCAACTGACTCAGCGTGCCCATCACGCCGCCTGTCGGGTCCTGTCCGAGGAAAGGAGCCAGCTGCAGCAACACGAGGATGATGCCGATGCCGGACATGAAGCCCGAGATCACCGTGTACGGCATCATTGTGATGTAACGGCCCAGCCGAAACAGGCCGAACAGAATCTGAAAAATGCCAGCCAACACCCCCACGGTGAAGGCCATCGCCAGAGCTTTTTGTGGGCTCTCCGCCGTGCTGGCGAAACTGATCACCACAGAGGTGAATACCACCGTCATCGGACCGGTGGGTTCCGAAATCAGGGTGGGAGTCCCTCCGAAAAGAGAGGCGACGAGACCAATGATCACGGCCCCCCAGAGGCCAGCCGCAGCACCCACTTCCGGCGCTCCGGATGCATTGCCGACGGCGATGCCGAAGGCAAGAGCCATCGGCAGGGCGATCACTGCAGCTGTGAGGCCGCCAAAGACGTCACCGCGGATGTTGGTGGCGTTGATGCGGTTCAGCAAGAGTGGTCCACTGGCTCGGGAGGGTGAACCTTAGGTCGCTTTGCCGGCAGAGCAGAATCGGCCCAACTCTCCCTCGCGAATCCGGATGCCCGAGGTGCCCCAATTTCTCCAGTACTCGCTTGAGGTAATTGGAGGCATCCTGCTGCTGTTCCTTGGAGGAGATCAGTTCGTCAAAGGGTCGGTCACCCTGGCCACGCTCTGCAGAATCCCCCAGCTGGTGATCGGCCTCACCGTGGTGTCCTTCGGCACGAGTGCTCCGGAGCTGTTCGTCAGCGTCAGCTCGATTCTCCAGGGCGCGGACGATCTGGCCGTCAGCAACGTGGTGGGCAGCAATATTTTCAACATTCTTGTTGTGCTGGGCTGTTCAGCACTGGTCTTACCTCTTCGTGTCGAGAACCGCCTGGTGCGTAGAGATGTTCCAGTGCTGCTGGCCATTTCTTCGGCAGCCTGGGGGATGGCCTCTGCCGGACGGATGACCTGGCAGGCCGGTGTCGCCCTGCTG
Coding sequences within:
- a CDS encoding glucosidase, translating into MTEPAEIQRRKQRDAGEYNWDLWGTYLSERQWGTVREDYSHNGDAWNHFPFDHSHQRTYRWGEDGLLGLCDEQGLICFAMALWNGEDAILKERLFGLSNPEGNHGEDLKDYMFHLAGTPTGSYAKALYKYPQRAFPYETLRKENRQRDRSQPEFELIDTGIFSEDRYFDVVIEYAKADPEDILIRVTATNRGPEPATLHLLPQLWLRNTWSWGTEGESKQTMHSLEGAIVTPSLSSLPAYELRCRNNADLWFTDNETNTESLYNQPLQSPYVKDAFHRYLIDGDKAAINPQQIGSKSAFHLEQLIESGKSWTVDLRLRRSGLEDATERFGTQHFDQLVEQRQAEWQEFLHWVAPDLGEDDRRIHSAAGAGLYWGRQVYNWFVHRWLVGDTTGPTPPAERWKTDQAYWRSMKASDIISMPDAWEYPYFCQWDLMFHAVAFAEYDPHEARRQAGILRTHNYIATNGQSPAYEWSLSDPNPPIGAWATLRIHQIEKKREKTACLDNLASDYRKLLLDYGWWANRTDLNKDSMFDGGFLGLDNIAIFDRSKPLQDGSTIEQPDGTSWMGMYSLNMLEIAVEIGREQRGYSDSIGRFIKDFWKLAYALNSDDGRSYVCWDEQDGFYYDVLYRLDGSADYLRTRSLAGLIPLLAVASFDHETTQQFPMLDIQPILKQRAIDRGEPFPELDYLGEWHQDRILYSLVPKSRLERILRRVFDEQEFLSPYGIRGLSKHYDKNPYTYREGDEEGTINYSPADSPVPMFGGNSNWRGPVWLPINYLIIEALQKYAHYFGDDFQMEFPTGSGTRLNLWEISLKLEERLINLFRRQKTGSRPFNGSTSYFNDDRHWRDLIHFNEYFHGDNGRGLGASHQTGWTAIVSKMITQLNRYS
- a CDS encoding YciI family protein → MARFVLWGTYCSNALEKRTPFREEHLSRLKSLKQQGTLITLGPTEGSTHVFGIFEAENLTTVRDLVESDVYWKQGIWTNVEVYPWIQAF
- the pyrC gene encoding dihydroorotase; translated protein: MPDRLTLIAPDDWHVHLRDGVMLDKVVAHTARLFRRAIVMPNLKPPVTTTAAADAYRERIRSACPDDLDFEPLMTAYLTDSTDPADLEQGFLSGVFTAAKLYPANATTNSAAGVTDLQTISDVLSCMQRIGMPLLIHGELTDPTVDVFDREAGFIDQHLRPLLKRFPDLRVVFEHITTEEAVEIVTSTEANLAATITPHHLHINRNAMFAGGLRSDFYCLPVAKRERHRLALRRAATSGDPRFFLGTDSAPHSRESKETSCGCAGIFNAPNALESYAQVFEQEGALDRLEGFTSRHGPAFYRLPVNNQQITLERVDQLIPELVDGLVPFHAGEILSWKLSPCT
- a CDS encoding NAD(P)H-quinone oxidoreductase subunit L; this translates as MDLLTLLNGISQQSLLAIAAYGVLAGLYLLVVPLALFFWMNKRWHQMGNIERLLVYGCVFLFFPGMVVFAPFLNLRMSGQGEV
- a CDS encoding DUF3136 domain-containing protein encodes the protein MLIDKTMPPATKVLTIGDLEAGFPSYCQALRQLVTMGRDVESIRRTLCWDYLERLHRSLPQSYRSPEELLQRYQRSQPTGVTN
- a CDS encoding DUF3007 family protein; amino-acid sequence: MTRAKVLLIGLIVLALGGVGYLGFEALGVRGFSAGIAAQSLLVLIVVVWTGSYLFRVVTGQMTYMNQRRRYREVYDAKEREDLEARFDALPEEEQQALLQRLGLDGDDVRADS
- the trpA gene encoding tryptophan synthase subunit alpha, coding for MHAIHQRFEQLKQEGRMALMPFLMAGDPDLATTREVLLALQRGGADMVELGIPYSDPLADGPVIQAAASRALHAGTTPAKVMEMLSTLPDDFDLPLILFSYSNPLLNLGMQRFCEQAAGAGASGLVIPDLPLEEADRLSPIATQHGLDLVLLVAPTTPEARMARIAESSRGFTYLVSVTGVTGERAQMETRVEGLVQQLKQSSPVPVAVGFGISGPEQVKQVRRWGADGAIVGSALVKRMAAAGAANMASEAESFCRELREACH
- a CDS encoding thioredoxin family protein — its product is MHLIKFSSEDCGTCHRMSHYDGKVAEELGCSFVSVMLQDTEAYRKYRKILLAQYPNKEGMGWPTYLLVTDPEGEFAIHGELKGGMQKGEFREKLRALLPAG
- a CDS encoding SulP family inorganic anion transporter, which gives rise to MLNRINATNIRGDVFGGLTAAVIALPMALAFGIAVGNASGAPEVGAAAGLWGAVIIGLVASLFGGTPTLISEPTGPMTVVFTSVVISFASTAESPQKALAMAFTVGVLAGIFQILFGLFRLGRYITMMPYTVISGFMSGIGIILVLLQLAPFLGQDPTGGVMGTLSQLPTLVQGTRPMELLLAVITLAILWFPPAGLKKFCPPQLLALVVGTVLALTAFQGAGLRTIPEFSAKFPTLSLPDFSGGQIRMMVVNAAVLGMLGCIDALLTSVVADSLTRTEHDSNKELIGQGLANVASGLFGALPGAGATMGTVVNIQAGGRTALSGVVRAMVLMLVVLLAAPFASRIPLAVLAGIALKVGIDIIDWEFLKRAHHLSLKAAVITYGVILLTVLVDLITAVGIGVFVANVLTIDRMSALQSRRVKTISTTDDDVELSSEEQSLLDQAAGKVLLFQLAGPMIFGVAKAISREHNAIANCKAVVFDLSEVSHLGVTAAIALENAVKEAIEVGRQVFMVGATGSTENRLRKLKLLDRLPAENITPDRLQALSLAVGSLPSTARNA
- a CDS encoding phosphate-starvation-inducible PsiE family protein; protein product: MNQRQRRTGFLSLVDAGERFVARILTMITGVVIAAALIQLILLLGNKLLLGTGANWLGDDLIKVLGDLLTVLIALEVLQNITSYLRRHVVQIELVLVTALTAVARKVIVLPSGAEDKPQLLFGLGIATLSLAAAYWLVRRAIPQTRNHANAKRAREFPDQDPFSPHDEVDAAEDGDGRQR
- a CDS encoding AbrB family transcriptional regulator, which produces MLTGSDLLNKVKELGDVSKSDLVRACGYVSNKKDGGDRLNFTAFYEALLDAKGVSLGIGGVAGVGKGGRKLSYVATVQGNGNLLIGKAYTALLDLKPGDEFEIKLGRKQIRLVPVGGSDEDEE
- a CDS encoding c-type cytochrome, which gives rise to MKALLVVVVLTISMIAFTCSAARAEPILTEGSALFDLHCAACHPHGGNIIRRGRTLKLAALERRDIASPEAIAAIARNGIGQMGGYGTELGELGDQLVAEWVWLQAQNAWIQG